One Dietzia sp. JS16-p6b genomic window carries:
- a CDS encoding response regulator transcription factor, which yields MTNVLVVEDDDLIRSVLVKALGGAEYTALEAVDGESARSILSTISDIDLMLLDIGLPDVDGLALLREARDRGFAAPVIILTARDTVANTVEGLDSGANDYMVKPFRVPELLARIRLRLREHEASEDPGILEHAGMRLDIRTRRVEVDGRIQELTNREYSLLEMLLRNKGETISREQLLESVWGMDFDPGSNIVNVYIRSLRRKIGENKVHTVRGVGYRVE from the coding sequence ATGACGAACGTTCTCGTCGTGGAGGATGACGATCTCATCCGCTCGGTACTGGTCAAGGCACTCGGCGGCGCCGAGTACACCGCACTCGAGGCTGTGGACGGAGAGAGCGCGCGATCCATCCTGTCGACCATCTCCGACATCGACCTCATGCTGCTCGACATCGGGCTGCCGGACGTCGACGGCCTGGCGCTGCTCCGGGAGGCGCGCGACCGCGGCTTCGCCGCACCCGTCATCATCCTCACGGCCCGTGACACCGTCGCGAACACCGTCGAGGGCCTGGACTCCGGTGCGAACGACTACATGGTCAAGCCGTTCCGGGTGCCGGAGCTGCTCGCCCGCATCCGGCTCCGTCTGCGCGAGCACGAGGCGTCAGAGGACCCGGGGATCCTCGAGCACGCCGGGATGAGACTGGACATCCGCACGCGCCGGGTCGAGGTCGACGGTCGCATCCAGGAACTGACCAACCGTGAGTACTCGCTGCTGGAGATGCTGCTGCGCAACAAGGGCGAGACCATCAGCCGTGAGCAGTTGCTCGAGAGCGTGTGGGGTATGGACTTCGACCCCGGGTCGAACATCGTCAACGTCTACATCCGGTCGTTGCGGCGCAAGATCGGGGAGAACAAGGTCCACACCGTGCGGGGCGTCGGCTACCGCGTGGAGTGA
- a CDS encoding aldehyde dehydrogenase has protein sequence MERVLVFYLAEVPVVVVHDKLFSGTRWTDPITTGVLEVTSPATNAVVGRVAETTTEDVDEMVSQARDSFESGVWRRTPPAERGALIGRVADMLEERQAEVCRILSDEMGTPTGTAAMIQVTPTLAVLRYYAKLATDFPWSEVRQGDFGASVVTRQPVGVVAAVTAWNVPLYLNSAKLGPALLSGSSVILKPSSATPLSALWLADLFREAGLPEGVLSVVTGPSSVGDHLVSHPEVDKISFTGSTDVGKHIAGIAARNLTRCSLELGGKSAAIILDDADIAAHAGTMVFSALMNSGQACVSQNRILAPRSRYAEVVDALVENVKAMPVGDPSDEGTAFGPLANHKQKDSVEGYIRKGVEEGATIAYGGGKVEGLPAGVAEGAFVQPTVFTDVDNSMTIAQEEIFGPVLQVIAYDTVDEAVQIANDSEFGLAGAVYSADPDAALAVAQRVRTGTMGINWYAFDPSAPFGGFKNSGLGRENGPEGLDAYCELQSVLMPFGWEPPR, from the coding sequence GTGGAACGCGTTCTCGTTTTCTACCTCGCGGAGGTCCCCGTGGTCGTCGTCCATGACAAACTCTTCTCCGGCACCCGCTGGACCGATCCCATCACCACGGGTGTTCTCGAGGTGACGTCACCGGCCACGAACGCCGTCGTCGGGAGGGTGGCCGAGACCACCACCGAGGACGTCGACGAAATGGTCAGCCAGGCCCGCGACTCCTTCGAATCGGGCGTGTGGCGGCGCACCCCGCCCGCGGAGCGTGGCGCGCTGATCGGGCGGGTCGCCGACATGCTCGAGGAGCGCCAGGCAGAGGTCTGCCGCATCCTCTCCGACGAGATGGGCACCCCCACGGGCACGGCTGCGATGATCCAGGTGACGCCCACCCTCGCGGTGCTGCGCTACTACGCGAAGCTGGCCACCGATTTCCCGTGGTCCGAGGTTCGGCAGGGTGACTTCGGCGCCTCCGTGGTGACCCGCCAGCCCGTCGGGGTGGTCGCCGCCGTCACCGCGTGGAACGTTCCGCTCTACCTCAACTCGGCCAAGCTCGGCCCGGCCCTGCTCTCGGGCAGCTCGGTGATCCTCAAGCCGTCGTCCGCGACCCCGCTCTCCGCCCTGTGGCTGGCGGACCTGTTCCGCGAGGCCGGGCTGCCCGAGGGGGTGCTGTCGGTCGTCACCGGCCCGAGTTCCGTGGGCGACCACCTGGTCTCCCACCCGGAGGTCGACAAGATCTCGTTCACCGGATCCACCGATGTCGGAAAGCACATCGCGGGCATCGCCGCCCGGAACCTCACCCGGTGTTCGCTCGAGCTCGGCGGCAAGAGCGCGGCGATCATCCTCGATGACGCGGACATCGCCGCCCACGCCGGCACCATGGTGTTCTCCGCGCTGATGAACTCCGGGCAGGCGTGTGTGTCCCAGAACCGTATCCTCGCCCCCCGGTCGCGCTACGCCGAGGTGGTCGACGCGCTGGTCGAGAACGTCAAGGCCATGCCGGTCGGTGACCCGTCCGACGAGGGCACCGCCTTCGGGCCGCTGGCCAATCACAAGCAGAAGGACAGCGTCGAGGGGTACATCCGCAAGGGTGTCGAGGAGGGCGCGACCATCGCCTACGGCGGCGGGAAGGTCGAGGGACTGCCCGCCGGCGTCGCCGAGGGTGCCTTCGTCCAGCCGACCGTGTTCACCGACGTCGACAACTCCATGACCATCGCGCAGGAGGAGATCTTCGGGCCCGTGCTCCAGGTCATCGCGTACGACACCGTCGACGAGGCCGTGCAGATCGCCAACGACTCCGAGTTCGGCCTCGCCGGCGCCGTCTACTCGGCCGACCCGGACGCCGCGCTCGCCGTGGCGCAGCGGGTGCGCACCGGCACCATGGGCATCAACTGGTACGCCTTCGACCCGAGCGCCCCGTTCGGCGGATTCAAGAATTCCGGACTCGGACGCGAGAACGGGCCCGAGGGGCTGGACGCCTACTGCGAGCTGCAGAGCGTGCTCATGCCGTTCGGGTGGGAGCCCCCCAGGTGA
- a CDS encoding class I SAM-dependent methyltransferase, which translates to MTPPADHRSGALRSVARRASLGRSLGLLRSFPLEQSDPDAFYSGLARDTVDLVADLWAEAGDLLPAGPGSRLPGLTVLDVGGGPGYFSDAYAAEGARYVSVEPDVGEMSAAGLDQAGSVRGSGMSLPIRSGSVDVCISSNVAEHVPEPWTMAEEMLRVTRPGGLVVVSYTLWYGPFGGHEMGLTHYLGGERARRLYERRHGRPPKNVYGESLFRVGCAEGLEWARGTGSGDLLAAFPRYHPRWAWWLVRVPVVREVVVSNLVLVLRAR; encoded by the coding sequence GTGACCCCACCTGCAGATCATCGGTCCGGCGCGCTCCGTTCGGTGGCCCGCCGGGCGAGTCTCGGACGCTCGCTCGGCCTCCTTCGGTCGTTCCCGCTCGAGCAGTCCGACCCGGATGCCTTCTATTCCGGCCTGGCGCGCGACACGGTCGACCTTGTGGCGGACCTGTGGGCGGAAGCCGGGGACCTGCTGCCGGCCGGGCCGGGGTCGAGGCTGCCGGGCCTCACGGTGCTCGACGTGGGGGGCGGGCCCGGGTACTTCTCGGATGCCTACGCCGCCGAGGGGGCGCGCTACGTCTCCGTCGAACCCGATGTGGGGGAGATGTCGGCAGCCGGACTGGACCAGGCGGGGTCGGTCCGGGGGAGCGGGATGTCGCTGCCCATCCGGTCGGGATCGGTGGACGTGTGCATCTCCTCCAACGTGGCCGAGCACGTGCCCGAGCCCTGGACGATGGCCGAGGAGATGCTCAGGGTGACGAGGCCCGGTGGCCTCGTCGTGGTCTCCTACACCCTCTGGTACGGCCCGTTCGGTGGCCACGAGATGGGGTTGACGCACTATCTGGGTGGGGAGCGCGCGCGGCGGCTGTACGAACGTCGCCACGGCCGACCTCCGAAGAACGTGTACGGCGAATCCCTGTTCCGAGTGGGGTGCGCGGAGGGTCTCGAGTGGGCGCGTGGGACGGGATCGGGCGACCTGCTCGCCGCCTTCCCGAGGTATCACCCGCGGTGGGCGTGGTGGCTGGTGCGGGTGCCGGTGGTGCGTGAGGTCGTGGTGTCGAATCTCGTGTTGGTGCTGCGGGCGCGCTAG
- a CDS encoding glycosyltransferase family 4 protein, which produces MARILLLCWRDSTHPQGGGSERYLEHVADGLAAAGHTVVYRTSRPRGASRSDVRRGPAGAGVTISRGGGRFTVYPRALGAILLGRFGVGPLGRVRRPDVVVDTQNGVPFFSRFATSAPVVVLVHHIHREQWPVAGWLVSRIGWWIESRLSPRVHSDSQYVTVSLPSAEELVELGVSPERIAVVRNGLDPLPDGVRPGAPGTRADGPRLAVLSRLVPHKHVEDALDVVAALRESHPRLVLDVIGSGWWADRLREYASERGLDYAPDGPGPRHTAGAVVFHGHVDEATKHRILAAASVHLMPSRKEGWGLAVSEAAQHGVPTIGYHHAAGLRDSIDDGATGLLVDDVAAMTTATGRLLDDSGLRDRMGEAARRKAAALSWPATAAAMAEVLTAVTEGRRVTGVIGGPPRRGPMPPER; this is translated from the coding sequence GTGGCTCGAATCCTGCTGTTGTGCTGGCGCGACAGCACCCATCCGCAGGGCGGCGGCAGTGAGCGCTACCTGGAGCACGTCGCGGACGGTCTGGCGGCCGCAGGGCACACCGTCGTCTACCGGACCTCCCGTCCCCGCGGAGCGTCCCGTTCGGACGTGAGACGAGGCCCCGCCGGGGCGGGTGTCACGATCAGCCGCGGCGGTGGCCGCTTCACCGTCTACCCGCGGGCACTCGGGGCGATCCTCCTCGGTCGGTTCGGGGTGGGCCCGCTCGGCCGGGTGCGACGACCCGACGTCGTGGTCGACACCCAGAACGGCGTCCCGTTCTTCTCCCGCTTCGCCACCTCCGCGCCCGTGGTGGTGCTGGTCCACCACATCCACCGCGAACAATGGCCCGTCGCCGGGTGGCTTGTCTCGAGGATCGGCTGGTGGATCGAATCGCGCCTCTCGCCGCGCGTGCACTCGGACAGCCAGTACGTCACCGTGTCGCTGCCGTCGGCGGAGGAGCTCGTCGAGCTGGGAGTGTCCCCGGAGCGGATCGCGGTGGTCCGCAACGGTCTGGACCCGCTGCCCGACGGCGTGCGGCCGGGCGCACCCGGGACCCGCGCCGACGGCCCGCGCCTGGCGGTGTTGTCCCGACTGGTGCCGCACAAGCACGTCGAAGACGCCCTGGACGTCGTGGCGGCGCTCCGCGAGAGCCACCCCCGGCTGGTACTGGACGTCATCGGAAGTGGGTGGTGGGCCGACCGCCTCCGCGAGTACGCGTCCGAACGGGGTCTGGACTATGCCCCGGACGGTCCCGGGCCCCGCCACACCGCGGGTGCGGTCGTGTTCCACGGTCACGTGGACGAGGCCACCAAGCACCGGATCCTCGCCGCCGCGTCTGTCCACCTCATGCCCTCGAGGAAAGAGGGGTGGGGCCTGGCCGTCTCCGAGGCCGCGCAGCACGGCGTCCCCACCATCGGATACCACCACGCGGCCGGGCTGCGGGACTCGATCGACGACGGCGCGACCGGCCTGCTCGTGGACGACGTCGCGGCCATGACGACGGCCACCGGGCGTCTGCTCGACGATTCCGGACTCCGTGACCGGATGGGCGAGGCCGCGCGACGCAAGGCCGCCGCGCTCTCGTGGCCCGCGACCGCGGCGGCGATGGCGGAGGTCCTCACCGCCGTCACCGAAGGGCGACGGGTCACCGGGGTGATCGGCGGCCCACCGCGACGAGGACCAATGCCGCCAGAGCGGTGA
- a CDS encoding oligosaccharide flippase family protein, which translates to MDPQARAASPGSATRRFLTGAGAVTLGSLVANIAAYLLHLPASRWLGPEGYGAFAALLSAQLLVAVPSLALQAVVARELVRGVPHEALRSLGARVALLVALIAALTVVPVAHLLDTPVLATAAALSPGPVLCLLAAEQGLLQGAERFRALAAVLALAGAGKVIPAVAVLAAGGGVGAALAAGAVGVAGAWLVARLVAAGVGRSTTTRGSRNRAGGAVVSSPGVTAVLAAGQVQLVMMALTSVDLLLARALLSPEDAGRYALGAVAAKAAFWLPQAVGTVLYPRMADPAGHRGAVRSAVGVLLGIGAVVVLAAAVAAPLVPTVVGEGYRPVTGVLWAFASLGVTLSVLQAFLLSTIATNRTVEAGIAWVGLLLAAAAVWAVPRELSSVLGATLVVVVLTTLAAGWRALRVRPA; encoded by the coding sequence GTGGACCCTCAGGCACGCGCGGCGTCACCCGGTTCCGCGACCAGGCGTTTCCTGACCGGTGCCGGGGCGGTGACGCTCGGGTCCCTGGTGGCCAACATCGCCGCGTACCTGCTGCACCTGCCGGCGTCCCGCTGGCTCGGGCCCGAGGGGTACGGCGCGTTCGCCGCCCTGCTCTCCGCCCAGCTGCTGGTCGCGGTGCCGTCGCTGGCGCTCCAGGCCGTCGTGGCGCGGGAGCTCGTCAGAGGGGTCCCGCACGAGGCACTGCGCTCCCTGGGCGCGCGGGTCGCGCTGCTCGTGGCCCTCATCGCGGCGCTCACCGTGGTCCCGGTGGCACACCTGCTCGACACCCCGGTACTCGCCACCGCGGCCGCGTTGTCCCCCGGGCCGGTGTTGTGCCTGCTCGCCGCCGAGCAGGGTCTGCTGCAGGGCGCCGAGCGGTTCCGCGCCCTCGCGGCGGTCCTCGCCCTGGCGGGAGCCGGAAAGGTCATCCCGGCGGTCGCCGTGCTGGCCGCGGGCGGCGGGGTCGGGGCGGCGCTCGCGGCGGGCGCGGTCGGCGTGGCGGGTGCCTGGCTCGTGGCCCGTCTGGTGGCCGCCGGGGTGGGCAGGTCGACCACGACGAGGGGTTCACGCAACCGGGCCGGCGGCGCCGTCGTGTCGTCCCCCGGTGTGACGGCCGTGTTGGCCGCCGGCCAGGTCCAGCTGGTGATGATGGCGTTGACCTCGGTCGACCTTCTTCTGGCGCGGGCTCTGCTCTCGCCCGAGGACGCCGGCCGCTACGCGCTCGGCGCGGTGGCCGCCAAGGCCGCGTTCTGGCTACCCCAGGCGGTCGGCACCGTGCTCTACCCGAGGATGGCCGACCCCGCCGGTCACCGCGGTGCGGTCCGCTCGGCCGTGGGCGTACTGCTCGGGATCGGTGCGGTGGTGGTGCTCGCCGCCGCGGTGGCGGCGCCACTCGTGCCGACCGTGGTGGGCGAGGGCTACCGGCCGGTCACCGGGGTCCTGTGGGCTTTCGCGAGCCTCGGCGTCACCCTGAGCGTCCTGCAGGCGTTCCTCCTGTCGACCATCGCCACCAACCGGACCGTGGAGGCGGGGATCGCGTGGGTCGGCCTGCTGCTCGCCGCAGCGGCCGTGTGGGCGGTGCCCCGGGAGTTGTCCTCGGTTCTCGGGGCGACCCTCGTCGTCGTCGTCCTCACCACCCTCGCCGCCGGCTGGCGGGCCCTGCGGGTCCGTCCCGCCTGA
- a CDS encoding DUF3068 domain-containing protein gives MARQSSSAGRRSSVPALVLVGLGAFLITIALALVFFVVPTQKKTPLDINTTTVTNTTQGAVLVGAALAGNTPTELNADRPECRAGGANGDDEDAAGGSPDEGATDEEQVVETPDGPAADDADVQFPVTCFIDNDIPLYSQRRVQAVEPSDSEVITFQAAQSLLREDKTGSDGVEGLVNASIDRVTVDRVTAEPTDEAVSTLQLVATGAGDETAPAGFVRRGLQYKFPFDTEQRDYDYFDASTFTTNPISFVGETTVGGIDAYEFRQELGPIDMWSSIRDHFASISDGYDPAVEAVLASYRREGMTAGQWGLAGDPEREVDMRRFYTNTRTVYVNPETGQIINGSENIYQFFAEDQDEAEAFVNDAAGMEEERAEPTRTAVRFESGWNEETQERTLSAAQETADTLNTFGRILPAVLGVLGVLAVLGGILLGLRGGAGGPTGRGTRATRGARGDGGAGPAPRA, from the coding sequence ATGGCACGACAGAGCAGTTCCGCGGGACGGAGGTCGTCAGTGCCCGCACTGGTCCTCGTCGGGCTCGGAGCGTTCCTCATCACTATCGCACTGGCGCTGGTCTTCTTCGTGGTGCCGACGCAGAAGAAGACCCCGCTGGACATCAACACCACCACTGTCACCAACACCACGCAGGGTGCGGTCCTGGTCGGCGCGGCGCTGGCCGGTAACACACCGACCGAGCTCAACGCCGACCGCCCCGAGTGCCGCGCCGGGGGCGCGAACGGCGACGACGAGGACGCGGCCGGCGGTTCGCCCGATGAGGGTGCGACCGACGAGGAGCAGGTCGTCGAGACCCCGGACGGCCCGGCGGCTGACGACGCCGATGTCCAGTTCCCGGTCACCTGCTTCATCGACAACGACATCCCGCTCTACTCGCAGCGCCGCGTCCAGGCGGTGGAGCCGTCGGACTCCGAGGTCATCACGTTCCAGGCCGCGCAGTCGCTGCTCCGCGAGGACAAGACCGGTTCGGACGGGGTCGAGGGCCTGGTCAACGCGTCGATCGACCGGGTCACCGTGGACCGGGTGACCGCCGAGCCGACCGACGAGGCCGTGAGCACCCTGCAGCTGGTCGCCACCGGTGCCGGCGACGAGACCGCACCGGCCGGGTTCGTCCGCCGGGGACTGCAGTACAAGTTCCCGTTCGACACCGAGCAGCGGGACTACGACTACTTCGACGCCAGCACCTTCACCACCAACCCGATCTCCTTCGTCGGTGAGACCACCGTGGGCGGCATCGACGCGTACGAGTTCCGTCAGGAGCTCGGGCCGATCGACATGTGGTCCTCGATCCGGGATCATTTCGCGTCGATCAGCGACGGGTACGACCCCGCCGTGGAGGCCGTCCTGGCCAGCTACCGGCGCGAGGGCATGACCGCGGGACAGTGGGGTCTGGCGGGTGACCCGGAGCGCGAGGTCGACATGCGGCGCTTCTACACCAACACCCGCACGGTGTACGTGAACCCCGAGACCGGTCAGATCATCAACGGCAGCGAGAACATCTACCAGTTCTTCGCCGAGGACCAGGACGAGGCGGAGGCCTTCGTCAACGACGCGGCGGGCATGGAGGAGGAGCGGGCCGAGCCCACCCGGACGGCCGTCCGGTTCGAGTCCGGGTGGAACGAGGAGACCCAGGAGCGGACCCTGTCCGCCGCCCAGGAGACGGCGGACACCCTCAACACGTTCGGTCGCATCCTGCCGGCGGTGCTCGGAGTGCTGGGCGTCCTGGCCGTCCTCGGCGGGATCCTGCTGGGCCTCCGCGGAGGCGCGGGGGGTCCGACCGGCAGAGGCACGCGCGCCACCCGTGGCGCCCGCGGCGACGGGGGAGCAGGGCCGGCGCCGCGCGCGTGA
- a CDS encoding acyltransferase, whose product MKNAFATPDRQVGTLPSATGFVPALEGFRAVAAIAVLTTHVAFQTGSSTGSAINRLWGRFDLSVAVFFALSGFLLWRAHALHARQGGPGTARSPGSYLRSRLVRIMPAYLVVVAAVFLLIPQNARTSASTWIANLTLTQVYVPDSLVEGLTHAWSLSVEMSFYLVLPLLWWALAGLRGRAARWRIPTIAAVGVLSLAWALVPWYELGLPERVNDQILPPAFASWFAAGMILAELAAAPPGRLAALARHRHARWGWWAVVALALGASTVPQWFTEGFVHPSGPEFAARTALGAVVAFCLLAPVSLAPPGQRFMVLDSAVMGMLGRWSYGVFLWHVLVLHFAFQIAFVPMFSGHMLEIWLITVVVSVVLAAASYALVEVPSGRWSAPRRTPRGTPEADGQAAAIPAQTSPATVAT is encoded by the coding sequence ATGAAGAACGCATTCGCCACCCCCGACCGACAAGTCGGAACTCTCCCGTCCGCCACCGGCTTCGTGCCGGCGTTGGAGGGCTTCCGCGCGGTCGCCGCGATCGCCGTCCTCACCACTCACGTCGCGTTCCAGACCGGGTCCTCCACGGGATCGGCGATCAACCGACTCTGGGGCCGGTTCGACCTGTCCGTGGCCGTGTTCTTCGCGCTCTCCGGCTTCCTGCTGTGGCGGGCCCACGCCCTGCACGCCCGACAGGGCGGACCCGGCACCGCCCGGTCACCGGGGTCCTACCTGCGCTCCCGCCTCGTCCGCATCATGCCCGCCTATCTCGTCGTGGTGGCCGCGGTGTTCCTCCTCATCCCCCAGAACGCTCGCACCTCGGCCTCGACCTGGATCGCCAACCTGACCCTGACGCAGGTATACGTCCCCGACTCGCTGGTCGAGGGCCTGACCCACGCGTGGTCGCTGTCCGTGGAGATGTCGTTCTACCTCGTTCTGCCGCTGCTGTGGTGGGCGCTGGCCGGGCTCCGGGGCCGCGCGGCGCGGTGGCGGATCCCGACGATCGCCGCCGTGGGGGTACTGAGCCTGGCGTGGGCTCTGGTCCCCTGGTACGAGCTGGGGCTACCCGAACGGGTCAACGACCAGATCCTGCCCCCGGCGTTCGCCTCCTGGTTCGCGGCGGGGATGATCCTCGCCGAGCTCGCCGCCGCCCCGCCCGGTCGGCTGGCGGCGCTGGCCCGACACCGCCACGCGCGGTGGGGGTGGTGGGCCGTCGTCGCGCTGGCGCTCGGCGCCAGCACCGTCCCGCAGTGGTTCACCGAGGGCTTCGTGCACCCGTCCGGCCCCGAGTTCGCGGCCCGGACCGCACTGGGGGCCGTGGTGGCGTTCTGCCTGTTGGCCCCGGTGTCGCTGGCCCCGCCGGGGCAGCGGTTCATGGTGCTGGACTCCGCCGTGATGGGCATGCTGGGCCGGTGGTCCTACGGGGTGTTCCTGTGGCACGTCCTGGTCCTGCACTTCGCGTTCCAGATCGCGTTCGTGCCCATGTTCTCCGGGCACATGCTCGAGATCTGGCTGATCACCGTGGTGGTCTCCGTCGTTCTCGCGGCGGCGAGCTACGCGCTCGTGGAGGTGCCGTCAGGGCGCTGGTCGGCCCCGCGGCGCACCCCCCGCGGGACGCCGGAGGCCGATGGCCAGGCCGCGGCCATCCCGGCGCAGACGAGCCCCGCCACGGTCGCGACCTGA
- a CDS encoding DUF2613 domain-containing protein translates to MTRRENSMSFGTGALASAVGGIVLGGIVAFGASSAMAENSIPEVPQPPADQALLGQVEYGAR, encoded by the coding sequence GTGACCCGCAGGGAGAACTCGATGAGCTTCGGTACCGGAGCGCTCGCCAGCGCAGTCGGCGGAATCGTCCTCGGCGGCATCGTCGCCTTCGGCGCCAGCTCCGCGATGGCCGAGAACTCCATCCCGGAGGTCCCCCAGCCGCCTGCGGACCAGGCCCTCCTGGGCCAGGTCGAGTACGGCGCCCGCTAG
- a CDS encoding TetR/AcrR family transcriptional regulator, whose product MTTGTKRIPRAIREQQMLDSAIRVFSDLGYRSASMDTIAKDAKISKPMLYLYYGSKEELFSACVTRESGRLIEHLTSAATSGTGARHSLENVVEAFLDYVDDHTDSWNVVYRQAVAEPAFSEEVEKTRSVLVDLTTDLLAQNSVDGRSREVLEVVATALVGAGEAVADRVAHRSTPKSVAAGVVVELAWRGLAGDPARSLAVESPTTESPTTASPTTASPTTPKEEKP is encoded by the coding sequence GTGACGACGGGGACGAAACGGATCCCACGCGCGATCCGCGAACAGCAGATGCTGGACTCGGCCATTCGCGTGTTCTCCGATCTCGGCTACCGGTCGGCGTCGATGGACACCATCGCCAAGGACGCCAAGATCTCCAAACCGATGCTGTACCTCTACTACGGCTCCAAGGAGGAACTGTTCTCCGCGTGCGTCACCCGCGAGTCCGGGCGGCTCATCGAGCACCTCACCTCCGCGGCGACCAGCGGCACCGGAGCACGCCACAGTCTGGAGAACGTCGTGGAGGCGTTCCTCGACTACGTGGACGACCACACGGATTCGTGGAACGTCGTGTACCGCCAGGCCGTCGCCGAACCCGCGTTCAGCGAGGAGGTCGAGAAGACCCGTTCCGTCCTGGTGGATCTCACCACCGACCTGCTGGCACAGAACTCGGTGGACGGGCGCAGTCGCGAGGTGCTCGAAGTGGTCGCCACGGCGCTGGTCGGGGCCGGCGAGGCGGTCGCCGACCGCGTCGCGCACCGGTCCACACCCAAATCGGTGGCCGCGGGAGTGGTCGTCGAACTCGCGTGGCGGGGCCTCGCCGGGGATCCCGCCAGATCACTCGCCGTCGAGTCACCCACAACCGAGTCACCCACAACCGCGTCACCCACCACCGCGTCACCCACCACCCCTAAAGAGGAGAAGCCGTGA